A genomic segment from Scytonema millei VB511283 encodes:
- a CDS encoding PrsW family glutamic-type intramembrane protease has product MVRGARAEWNVFNSEFQIPNSEFIWAVIPPLLLLIYYYRRATASPPLFPLLLCFGWGAIFGGIALGLEWIFEHTISQWEDWQRFTRTLAGVAVRQLVFIAPIEEGCKLAGVVTFRWLVGRSGNRRSPALSIFIETIAIALGFTAQESWVYLSNGVATVFERAIGTPIHSLFSAAFGYALARERFGAGSASVQGALRCRERFGAGSRGATTNYQLPTTNYQLPITNYLRTTHHFLINAIVCHALVNIFSSAWRYNPPLNFLSYLLFPFLLWLFWRMEGWWRQVQHQPSIILISGMTSIHRYWQRGLVVFALMLGGNAIFGFFLLVRTLSPLHPVQLLEPENIWFIASRSALNSIPGAIAWGIYRYLRFAASRRNSS; this is encoded by the coding sequence GTGGTGCGTGGTGCGCGGGCAGAGTGGAACGTATTTAATTCCGAATTCCAAATTCCGAATTCCGAATTCATTTGGGCAGTCATTCCACCACTACTGCTACTGATTTATTACTATCGTCGAGCAACTGCGTCACCTCCCCTTTTTCCATTACTGCTGTGCTTCGGTTGGGGCGCAATTTTTGGTGGTATTGCTTTGGGTCTAGAGTGGATATTCGAGCATACTATCAGCCAGTGGGAGGATTGGCAAAGATTTACTCGTACTCTTGCTGGTGTAGCTGTACGCCAGTTGGTGTTTATCGCCCCAATAGAAGAGGGATGTAAGTTAGCGGGAGTAGTTACATTTCGCTGGTTAGTAGGTCGTAGTGGTAACAGGCGATCGCCTGCTCTCTCTATCTTTATAGAGACGATCGCGATCGCTTTAGGATTCACTGCTCAAGAAAGCTGGGTTTATTTATCTAATGGCGTAGCAACTGTATTCGAGCGCGCGATCGGTACTCCAATTCATTCCCTGTTCTCAGCAGCTTTTGGCTATGCCTTAGCAAGGGAGCGCTTCGGTGCAGGGAGCGCTTCGGTGCAGGGAGCGCTTCGGTGCAGGGAGCGCTTCGGTGCAGGGAGCAGGGGAGCAACTACCAACTACCAATTACCAACTACCAATTACCAATTACCAATTACCAATTACCTACGCACCACGCACCACTTCTTAATAAACGCAATTGTTTGTCATGCTCTCGTCAATATATTTTCTAGTGCTTGGCGCTACAACCCACCATTAAATTTTTTGAGCTACTTACTATTTCCATTTTTGCTCTGGCTCTTTTGGCGCATGGAAGGATGGTGGCGACAGGTGCAGCATCAGCCATCAATTATCCTGATTTCTGGCATGACATCCATCCATCGCTACTGGCAAAGAGGGTTGGTTGTGTTTGCTCTGATGCTTGGTGGTAATGCAATTTTTGGCTTTTTTCTGCTTGTCAGAACTCTTAGCCCTTTACATCCCGTCCAGCTACTCGAACCAGAAAATATCTGGTTCATCGCGAGTCGCTCGGCACTCAATTCGATTCCTGGAGCGATCGCCTGGGGAATTTATCGATACTTGAGGTTTGCTGCTAGTCGGCGCAATTCGTCATGA
- a CDS encoding DNA-3-methyladenine glycosylase translates to MTLFHQILEPSTLSRPSTEVAPALIGCTLVRRLPSGQILRGAIVETEAYAPGDPAFHAYRRVTPRNQVVFGMAGRAYVYQIYGMYHCLNVVTDCEGIPSAVLIRALQLECLPSGWEIGSKENLHRLAAGPGKLCRVLQIDRSLNGTILQPGQPLWLEQRQQEFAIVQTTRIGLSQGVDLPWRWYVQDCPAVSKV, encoded by the coding sequence TTGACTCTCTTCCATCAGATTTTAGAACCTTCTACCCTCAGCCGTCCATCTACTGAAGTTGCACCAGCATTAATTGGCTGCACTCTAGTCAGGCGATTGCCTTCTGGACAAATTCTCAGGGGAGCGATCGTCGAAACAGAAGCTTATGCCCCTGGAGATCCAGCTTTTCATGCATATCGGCGTGTCACCCCACGCAATCAAGTTGTATTTGGCATGGCAGGGAGAGCATACGTGTATCAAATCTATGGTATGTACCACTGTCTGAATGTCGTCACGGACTGCGAAGGAATTCCTAGTGCTGTACTCATTCGCGCTTTACAACTGGAGTGCTTGCCTAGTGGCTGGGAAATCGGCAGTAAAGAAAACTTGCACCGTCTAGCGGCTGGACCCGGTAAGCTGTGCCGGGTTTTGCAGATCGATCGCAGCTTAAACGGAACTATATTACAACCAGGACAACCGCTATGGCTCGAACAACGCCAGCAAGAATTTGCGATCGTCCAGACAACACGGATCGGACTATCTCAAGGTGTAGATTTACCTTGGCGGTGGTACGTGCAGGATTGTCCGGCTGTTTCTAAAGTTTAG
- a CDS encoding 2Fe-2S iron-sulfur cluster-binding protein, translating into MANIKFVQENREAIAADGANLRIKALENGIDLYTTWGKMMNCGGYGQCGTCIVEIVEGIENLSPRTPVENKKLKKKPANYRLACQTLVNGPVSVVTKPK; encoded by the coding sequence ATGGCTAACATCAAATTTGTGCAAGAAAATCGGGAGGCGATCGCCGCTGATGGGGCAAACCTCCGCATCAAAGCTCTAGAAAATGGTATCGATCTCTATACGACTTGGGGTAAAATGATGAACTGCGGCGGCTATGGTCAATGCGGTACTTGTATCGTAGAGATTGTTGAAGGTATAGAAAATCTCTCACCCCGTACTCCAGTTGAAAACAAAAAACTGAAGAAAAAGCCAGCTAACTATCGTCTTGCTTGTCAAACTTTAGTCAACGGACCAGTTAGCGTTGTTACTAAACCGAAATGA
- the psbM gene encoding photosystem II reaction center protein PsbM, translated as MQVNDLGFVASILFVLVPSVFLIILYIQTASREGKKD; from the coding sequence ATGCAAGTAAACGATTTAGGCTTTGTGGCAAGCATCTTATTTGTGCTAGTTCCATCTGTGTTTTTAATCATTCTTTACATCCAAACCGCTAGCCGCGAAGGAAAAAAAGATTAA
- the mscL gene encoding large conductance mechanosensitive channel protein MscL, with amino-acid sequence MARSNGGGFWADFRKFIMRGNVIDLAVAVVIGGAFGKIVTSFVEDIVTPIILNPALQAANVQDLQNLSVNGIKYGVFLAAILNFLVIAFCLFLIIRAFEKAQRRFSRSPEAAEAAPADPAVIAQERLTGALDRLTTTIETRNLG; translated from the coding sequence ATGGCACGTAGTAACGGCGGCGGTTTTTGGGCAGATTTTCGCAAGTTTATCATGCGCGGCAACGTCATTGACTTGGCAGTTGCAGTTGTTATCGGTGGCGCATTTGGCAAGATCGTTACCTCTTTCGTAGAAGATATTGTTACGCCCATAATTCTCAATCCGGCATTGCAGGCTGCTAACGTTCAAGATTTACAAAATTTATCGGTCAACGGCATCAAATACGGTGTATTTCTGGCAGCTATTCTCAACTTTTTAGTCATTGCTTTTTGCCTTTTCTTAATTATCCGTGCCTTTGAAAAAGCCCAGCGCCGATTTTCCCGCAGTCCAGAAGCTGCTGAAGCTGCACCAGCCGATCCCGCTGTGATTGCCCAAGAAAGATTAACAGGAGCATTAGATCGCCTCACGACCACAATTGAGACTCGGAACTTGGGTTAA
- a CDS encoding class I SAM-dependent methyltransferase, translating to MTVAANTATGLGSRLVNTVLAIKPLANLAKHQARQMMVKRAEKIGVPWTKIVRELRSQEWESHWQQIYNPQLQYPEYYCCSFHAYEQGNLSWDAAFEVEVAARAVHAGIWSDAGAAGDAKLRQSYHEIVKSQLPKSPQAILDVGCSVGMSTFALKALYPQAKITGLDLSPYFLAVAHQRSQQQNLTEIEWVHAAAEATGLPEANYDLVSIFLVCHELPQSATRQILQEMQRLLRPGGYLAIMDMNPQSAIYAQMPPYILTLLKSTEPYLDEYFTLDIAQAIVAVGFHPPTITCNSPRHRTIVAQVKH from the coding sequence ATGACCGTTGCTGCAAATACTGCTACGGGACTAGGTTCCCGCTTGGTAAACACCGTGCTGGCAATTAAGCCTCTGGCTAACTTAGCTAAGCATCAAGCACGGCAAATGATGGTGAAACGAGCAGAGAAAATCGGCGTACCCTGGACAAAAATAGTCCGAGAATTGCGCTCTCAAGAATGGGAAAGTCACTGGCAACAGATATACAATCCTCAATTGCAATATCCCGAGTATTATTGCTGCTCTTTCCACGCTTACGAACAAGGCAATCTCAGTTGGGATGCAGCTTTTGAGGTAGAAGTCGCTGCGCGTGCCGTTCATGCAGGAATTTGGTCTGATGCAGGCGCGGCTGGCGATGCTAAACTTCGTCAGAGCTATCATGAAATCGTCAAAAGTCAACTTCCTAAAAGCCCGCAAGCAATTCTTGATGTAGGCTGTAGCGTGGGTATGAGTACGTTTGCCTTGAAAGCACTCTATCCCCAAGCAAAAATTACTGGTTTAGACTTATCACCCTATTTTCTTGCCGTTGCCCATCAGCGATCGCAGCAGCAAAACCTGACTGAAATCGAATGGGTACACGCTGCCGCAGAAGCAACAGGACTACCAGAAGCAAATTACGATCTCGTTTCGATTTTTCTCGTCTGTCACGAATTGCCCCAGTCAGCCACGCGGCAGATCTTGCAGGAGATGCAGCGCTTATTGCGTCCGGGCGGATATTTGGCAATTATGGACATGAATCCCCAGTCAGCAATCTATGCCCAGATGCCACCATACATCTTGACGCTACTCAAAAGCACCGAGCCATATCTAGACGAGTATTTCACGTTGGATATTGCTCAAGCCATCGTAGCGGTAGGTTTCCATCCACCTACTATCACCTGCAACAGCCCCCGCCACCGAACGATTGTGGCTCAGGTGAAGCACTAG